In Trifolium pratense cultivar HEN17-A07 linkage group LG7, ARS_RC_1.1, whole genome shotgun sequence, a genomic segment contains:
- the LOC123898119 gene encoding uncharacterized protein LOC123898119 — translation MAFVHFIIALLFALALATIDPSSSHMVKGRVSCNDCTQDYDFSGIKVSMKCEGVKNLAMATTQHDGSFMVDLSTYHPKPLSYDNCHVKILGGPYKIYATRKNQFSQIVKDKEGNSYTISTPLSFFTSCPKNKECKVEKNNEFGSSKTINFPLPPAWGLAPSSYYLPFFPIIGIP, via the exons ATGGCGTTTGTTCATTTTATCATAGCTCTTCTCTTTGCATTAGCTCTTGCTACAATTGATCCTTCTTCAAGCCATATGGTAAAAGGAAGAGTCTCTTGTAATGATTGTACTCAGGACTATGATTTCTCTG GAATTAAGGTCTCAATGAAGTGTGAAGGTGTGAAAAACTTGGCTATGGCAACTACACAACATGATGGTTCCTTCATGGTTGATCTTTCTACATACCATCCAAAACCATTATCTTATGATAATTGCCATGTAAAAATTCTTGGTGGGCCATATAAAATTTATGCCACAAGGAAAAACCAATTCTCACAAATTGTGAAGGACAAAGAAGGAAATAGCTACACAATTTCCACTCCTCTTAGTTTTTTCACTTCTTGCCCCAAAAATAAAGAATGCAAAGTTGAGAAGAATAATGAATTTGGTTCATCAAAAACCATTAATTTTCCATTGCCTCCAGCATGGGGTTTGGCACCATCTAGTTATTATCTTCCTTTTTTCCCTATCATTGGAATACCATGA